From one Flavobacteriales bacterium genomic stretch:
- a CDS encoding VWA domain-containing protein gives MPMAMSLAGVGMLVIALARPQSHDTREDVHQEGIDIVIAMDISGSMLAKDLKPDRLDAAKRTGARFIDARPNDRLGLVVYEGEAFTQCPLTTDHATLKQSLAEARSGLIAGGTAVGMGLATAVNRLRESEAKSKVVVLLTDGVNNTGSVQPIDAAHIAEALGVRVYTIGVGTRGKALSPVARYPDGRYRFEYVDVEIDEATMTEIARLTGGKYFRATDEKRLRAIYDEIDQLERTRIEVEQFTSRKEEFHPFALLGAGLIFTGFLIDRSLLRGIA, from the coding sequence ATGCCGATGGCCATGAGCCTCGCAGGAGTTGGGATGCTGGTCATCGCCCTCGCGCGGCCACAGAGCCACGATACCCGTGAGGATGTCCATCAGGAGGGCATCGATATCGTGATCGCCATGGACATCTCGGGCAGCATGCTCGCCAAGGACCTGAAACCCGACCGCCTCGATGCCGCCAAGCGCACCGGCGCTCGCTTCATAGATGCACGGCCGAACGACCGGCTGGGGCTCGTGGTCTATGAAGGAGAGGCCTTCACGCAGTGCCCTCTCACCACCGATCACGCCACGCTGAAGCAATCGCTGGCCGAGGCGCGCAGCGGATTGATCGCCGGCGGAACCGCCGTGGGCATGGGCCTCGCCACCGCAGTGAACCGCTTGCGTGAGAGCGAGGCCAAGAGCAAGGTAGTGGTGTTGCTCACCGACGGCGTGAACAACACCGGATCCGTGCAGCCCATCGACGCGGCCCACATCGCCGAGGCGCTGGGCGTACGCGTTTACACCATTGGCGTAGGCACGCGCGGCAAGGCACTCTCCCCTGTGGCGCGCTATCCCGATGGGCGTTACCGCTTCGAGTACGTGGACGTGGAAATCGATGAGGCCACCATGACCGAAATCGCAAGGCTCACCGGCGGCAAGTACTTCCGCGCCACCGACGAGAAGCGCCTGCGCGCGATCTACGATGAGATCGACCAGCTGGAGCGCACCCGCATCGAAGTGGAGCAGTTCACCAGCCGCAAAGAGGAGTTCCATCCCTTCGCCCTCCTCGGCGCAGGCCTGATCTTCACCGGATTCCTGATTGACCGCAGCCTGTTGCGCGGCATCGCATGA